The proteins below come from a single Prolixibacter sp. NT017 genomic window:
- a CDS encoding long-chain fatty acid--CoA ligase, with protein MQNLTRLFDILDLYRGEYSQKEVAFARKENGKWQPWSAADYVRRSGAVACALLNLGLEKGDKVATISGNRPEWNVLDMGAAQAGIVHVPVYPTLSLDEQKYILRHAGVKYLFVGDRSIQAKLGELQSSTPSLEGIYSFNEVENARSWNGFVAKGEELLPEMKEKVEEIKSSIDENDLLTLIYTSGTTGTPKGVMLSHKNLMSNSKATAYKLGHGPRAMGQSHVALSFLPLCHVYERMMNYNFQINGLSVYYAESLATIARDIKEIRPHVFNTVPRLLEKVHERVMEVGKDLTGVKKWIFDEAIKFTRKFYVGIKFNPIDQLKFNFFDKVIYSKWREALGGRINYMVSGGSALQINLHQFFWMANMRVYEGYGLTETSPVIFVNDPMDDSRVKLGTVGPALDNGTETKIAEDGEILAKGPGLMMGYYKEEEMTREVIDEDGWFHTGDIGVLDEGKFLRITDRKKEIFKLKSGKYVAPQAVENILKGSHFIEQVMVVGENQKFASAIIVPAFEALEKFAAEKKLELANRQEMIQHPEIDALLRKEVRQANKKLGNNEQVKRFKLVADTWSQGTGELSQTLKLKRKVLHQKYDALIREIFSIED; from the coding sequence ATGCAAAACTTAACAAGACTTTTTGATATCCTCGATCTTTACCGGGGAGAGTACAGCCAGAAGGAAGTGGCTTTCGCCCGGAAAGAGAATGGAAAATGGCAGCCCTGGTCGGCCGCCGACTACGTGCGTCGCTCGGGTGCTGTTGCCTGTGCACTGCTTAACCTGGGGTTGGAGAAAGGCGATAAGGTTGCTACGATTTCCGGTAACCGACCGGAGTGGAACGTGCTCGATATGGGAGCAGCGCAGGCTGGAATCGTCCATGTCCCGGTTTATCCAACGCTCAGCCTTGACGAACAAAAATATATTCTCCGCCATGCCGGTGTGAAGTACCTGTTTGTGGGTGACCGCAGCATTCAGGCAAAGCTTGGCGAATTGCAGTCGTCCACCCCTTCACTGGAAGGAATCTATTCCTTTAACGAAGTTGAAAATGCCCGTTCGTGGAATGGATTTGTGGCTAAAGGCGAAGAGCTGCTTCCGGAGATGAAAGAAAAGGTAGAGGAGATAAAAAGCAGCATCGATGAAAATGATTTACTGACATTGATTTATACTTCCGGAACAACCGGAACGCCCAAAGGAGTAATGCTGTCACACAAAAATCTGATGAGTAACTCCAAGGCGACAGCTTACAAGTTGGGGCATGGACCGCGTGCCATGGGACAGTCTCATGTAGCGCTTTCGTTTTTGCCGCTTTGCCATGTGTACGAGCGCATGATGAACTATAATTTCCAAATCAACGGTTTGTCGGTATACTACGCCGAAAGTTTGGCAACGATTGCCCGCGATATCAAAGAAATTCGTCCGCATGTCTTTAACACGGTTCCGCGTCTGCTGGAGAAAGTACACGAACGTGTGATGGAAGTGGGTAAGGATTTGACTGGCGTGAAGAAGTGGATTTTCGACGAAGCGATAAAATTCACCCGAAAATTCTATGTCGGCATCAAATTCAATCCGATTGATCAATTAAAATTTAATTTCTTCGATAAGGTTATCTACTCCAAATGGCGTGAGGCTTTGGGCGGACGCATCAACTATATGGTGTCGGGCGGTTCAGCATTGCAAATCAACCTGCACCAGTTTTTCTGGATGGCCAACATGCGTGTGTACGAAGGTTATGGTCTGACTGAAACTTCGCCGGTAATTTTTGTGAACGACCCGATGGACGATTCTCGTGTCAAGTTGGGAACGGTTGGTCCGGCACTGGATAACGGAACGGAAACGAAAATAGCGGAAGATGGCGAAATCCTGGCTAAGGGGCCCGGATTGATGATGGGATATTACAAGGAAGAAGAGATGACCCGCGAAGTGATTGATGAAGATGGTTGGTTCCATACCGGCGATATTGGTGTGCTCGACGAAGGTAAATTCCTGCGTATCACCGACCGTAAGAAGGAGATCTTCAAACTGAAATCGGGTAAATATGTGGCTCCGCAAGCCGTCGAAAATATCCTGAAAGGCTCGCATTTCATCGAGCAGGTGATGGTGGTTGGCGAAAACCAGAAATTTGCCAGTGCGATTATTGTTCCTGCTTTCGAGGCATTGGAAAAGTTTGCCGCTGAGAAAAAACTGGAATTAGCCAATCGGCAGGAGATGATTCAGCATCCCGAAATTGATGCGCTGTTGCGGAAAGAGGTTCGTCAGGCGAATAAAAAACTGGGAAACAACGAGCAGGTTAAACGCTTCAAGCTGGTGGCTGATACCTGGTCGCAGGGGACGGGCGAACTCTCGCAGACGTTGAAATTGAAGCGCAAGGTGTTGCATCAAAAATACGATGCGCTTATCCGGGAGATTTTTTCGATTGAAGATTAA
- a CDS encoding S41 family peptidase gives MRYLKLSLILFVFTALLVPSPVQAQENDVQSQAIKFGRVLRLIQTFYVDTTNLKSITEDAIRKVLSDLDPHSVYISAKEVEEMNEPLQGNFEGIGISFNIHQDTLMVLTTIPGGPSEKVGLRPGDRIVTVDGKNIAGIGLTNQNVFDMLRGDKGTKVNLQIKRKGEKNLLDFTIVRDKIPIHSLDAAYMLNKNIAYVKLNRFAATTPDEFLEAMDKLQNKNKVEGLVLDLRGNGGGYLRAAIDLADQFLPNHRLVVYTKGIHSPKREYFATGSGDFENGKVVILVDEGSASASEIVTGAIQDWDRGVVIGRRTFGKGLVQQPFMLSDGSMIRLTTAHYYTPSGRNIQKPYSKGIKEYRNDYLERFEHGEFFSRDSINLPDSLLTHTLVTKRKVYGGGGIMPDIFIPMDTSVNYRYYNELVRKNVLFPFVVGYMDKNRGELLKHYKTFEAFNKDYLVSDAMYQKLEAKGDEEGIKPEKENPEVSENLLKQQIKALIARDLYDNGTYFQIMNEDDKAIKKAVEVLSDSKLYDKYLGR, from the coding sequence ATGAGATATTTGAAATTATCCCTAATACTTTTTGTGTTCACGGCTCTGCTGGTTCCTTCTCCGGTGCAGGCGCAGGAAAACGATGTGCAGTCGCAGGCCATTAAATTTGGGCGGGTACTTCGTCTGATTCAGACATTTTATGTTGATACAACCAACCTGAAATCGATCACCGAAGATGCCATCAGGAAAGTGCTTTCCGATTTGGACCCACACTCGGTTTACATTTCTGCAAAAGAGGTGGAGGAGATGAACGAGCCGTTGCAGGGAAATTTCGAAGGGATTGGCATTTCATTCAATATTCACCAGGATACGTTGATGGTGTTGACGACGATTCCCGGAGGGCCTTCGGAAAAAGTTGGCCTTCGTCCCGGTGACCGCATTGTAACGGTCGATGGTAAGAATATTGCCGGCATCGGGTTGACGAATCAGAACGTATTCGATATGCTTCGTGGTGACAAGGGGACGAAAGTGAATCTTCAGATCAAACGAAAAGGAGAGAAGAATCTACTGGATTTTACCATTGTTCGCGATAAAATCCCGATTCACAGTCTCGATGCGGCTTACATGCTGAACAAGAATATTGCTTACGTCAAGCTGAACCGTTTTGCAGCTACCACGCCTGACGAGTTTCTGGAGGCGATGGATAAGCTTCAAAATAAAAACAAAGTAGAAGGCTTGGTACTCGATCTTCGTGGTAACGGAGGAGGTTACCTTCGCGCGGCGATTGATTTGGCCGACCAGTTCCTGCCCAATCACCGGTTGGTTGTTTATACAAAAGGAATCCATTCACCTAAGCGGGAATATTTTGCTACCGGAAGCGGCGACTTTGAAAACGGTAAGGTGGTTATTCTGGTTGACGAAGGTTCGGCTTCGGCCAGTGAGATTGTCACAGGTGCTATTCAGGATTGGGACCGCGGCGTGGTAATTGGTCGCCGGACATTTGGAAAAGGATTGGTTCAGCAGCCTTTTATGCTAAGTGATGGCTCGATGATTCGTCTGACAACGGCTCACTATTATACGCCTTCCGGCAGAAATATTCAGAAACCTTATTCGAAAGGAATAAAGGAATACCGGAACGATTATCTGGAACGGTTCGAGCATGGTGAATTCTTTAGTCGCGACAGCATCAATTTGCCCGATTCACTACTGACACATACGTTGGTTACCAAGCGGAAAGTGTACGGCGGAGGTGGTATTATGCCGGATATTTTCATCCCGATGGATACCTCTGTGAACTATCGCTATTACAACGAGCTGGTTCGCAAGAATGTATTGTTCCCGTTCGTCGTTGGATATATGGACAAAAATCGTGGAGAACTGCTGAAACACTACAAAACGTTCGAGGCATTTAATAAAGATTACTTGGTAAGCGATGCGATGTATCAGAAGCTGGAGGCGAAAGGAGATGAGGAAGGAATTAAGCCGGAGAAAGAAAACCCGGAAGTTTCGGAAAATCTGCTGAAGCAACAGATCAAGGCGCTAATTGCCCGTGATTTGTATGACAATGGCACTTATTTCCAGATTATGAATGAGGATGATAAAGCCATAAAGAAAGCTGTTGAGGTGCTTTCTGACAGCAAATTATACGATAAATATCTCGGACGGTAA
- the pnuC gene encoding nicotinamide riboside transporter PnuC: MTEILSWLQEHRVEVSGTISGLAYLYFSIRQSIWTWPLGLLSSALYVYVFFVSKFYADMGLQFYYVIISIYGWYAWLHGNGNSNNQGELKVSRTSFVLWVKLFIVNLLLYVGIAYILIDFTDSPVPYWDSFTTALSIVATWMLARKKIEHWLLWVVIDAVSLGLYIYKGLYATTVLFFVYTVMAVVGFIEWRKDLANNR, translated from the coding sequence ATGACTGAAATTTTATCCTGGTTACAGGAGCATCGGGTTGAGGTTAGCGGAACTATTTCCGGACTGGCTTATCTCTATTTTTCTATTCGACAAAGCATTTGGACCTGGCCACTGGGGTTGCTCTCTTCGGCGCTCTACGTGTATGTTTTTTTCGTGTCTAAGTTTTACGCCGACATGGGGCTACAGTTTTACTACGTCATCATTAGTATTTACGGATGGTACGCGTGGCTTCACGGGAACGGCAATAGCAACAATCAGGGTGAGCTGAAGGTTTCCCGGACCTCATTTGTACTTTGGGTAAAACTGTTCATTGTCAACTTGCTGTTGTATGTCGGAATTGCATATATCCTGATCGATTTCACCGATTCTCCGGTTCCTTACTGGGATTCGTTTACGACTGCCCTGAGCATTGTTGCTACCTGGATGTTGGCCCGTAAAAAAATTGAGCATTGGTTGCTTTGGGTGGTTATCGATGCTGTTTCTTTGGGATTGTATATTTACAAAGGTTTGTATGCCACAACCGTTTTATTCTTCGTTTATACCGTCATGGCCGTAGTTGGTTTTATTGAGTGGCGAAAAGATTTAGCAAACAACCGGTAA